In a single window of the Bos taurus isolate L1 Dominette 01449 registration number 42190680 breed Hereford chromosome 23, ARS-UCD2.0, whole genome shotgun sequence genome:
- the TMEM14C gene encoding transmembrane protein 14C, whose translation MPKDSGPLVPLHWLGFGYAALVASGGIIGYAKAGSVPSLAAGLLFGGLAGLGSYQLSQDPKNIWLFLVTSGTLAGIMGMRFYNSRKFMPAGLIAGASLLMVVKLGISALSKPHQ comes from the exons ATGCCGAAGGACTCCGGCCCGCT AGTGCCTTTACACTGGCTTGGCTTTGGCTATGCAGCACTGGTTGCTTCCGGCGGGATTATTGGCTATGCAAAAGCAG GCagtgttccatccctggctgcCGGGCTCCTCTTCGGTGGTCTCGCCGGCCTGGGGTCCTATCAGCTGTCTCAGGATCCGAAGAACATTTGGCTTTTCTTAG TCACATCTGGAACCTTGGCTGGCATCATGGGGATGAGATTCTACAACTCTAGAAAATTCATGCCAGCAGGCCTGATTGCAGGTGCCAG TTTGCTGATGGTCGTCAAACTTGGAATCAGTGCCTTGAGTAAACCCCATCAGTAA